The following coding sequences are from one Comamonas koreensis window:
- a CDS encoding S49 family peptidase — protein sequence MNPMDNNPQHNPPPAPDLWGQTAAAAPAAAAAPSPGWERSVLERLAFDTLKEQRAARRWKIFFRLVWLGLVVAFVSYLFGSDGSAAKTSTEHTAVVELKGEIASGADASAEFVIAALRTAFEDDGAKAVVLLINSPGGSPVQAGMINDEIVRLKAQYKKPMYAVVEESCASAAYYIASAADSIYVDKASIVGSIGVLMDGFGFTGTMEKLGVERRLLTAGANKGMLDPFSPMNDKQKAYAQQMLSQIHQQFIQVVRQGRGDRLKETEDTFSGLFWTGQEAVKLGLADGLGSLDQVARDVVGAEEVVDYTRRDNVAERFAKRFGASVGAGAVGTLRSMSLLPSVR from the coding sequence ATGAACCCCATGGACAACAACCCTCAGCACAATCCGCCGCCGGCGCCCGACCTGTGGGGGCAGACGGCCGCAGCGGCGCCTGCCGCTGCCGCAGCACCCAGCCCGGGCTGGGAGCGCTCGGTGCTGGAGCGCCTGGCCTTTGACACGCTCAAGGAGCAGCGCGCAGCGCGCCGCTGGAAGATTTTCTTTCGCCTGGTCTGGCTGGGCTTGGTGGTTGCGTTTGTCAGCTACCTGTTTGGCTCGGACGGATCGGCCGCCAAGACCTCGACCGAGCACACGGCTGTGGTCGAGCTCAAGGGGGAGATCGCCTCCGGCGCGGACGCCAGTGCCGAATTTGTGATTGCGGCCCTGCGCACCGCTTTTGAGGATGACGGCGCCAAGGCCGTGGTGCTGCTGATCAACTCGCCCGGTGGCAGCCCCGTGCAGGCGGGCATGATCAATGACGAGATCGTGCGCCTCAAGGCCCAGTACAAGAAGCCGATGTATGCGGTGGTCGAGGAGTCCTGCGCCTCTGCCGCGTATTACATTGCCTCTGCGGCTGACAGCATCTATGTCGACAAGGCCAGCATCGTCGGCAGCATTGGCGTGCTGATGGATGGTTTTGGTTTTACCGGCACGATGGAAAAGCTGGGCGTGGAGCGCCGCTTGCTCACCGCTGGCGCCAACAAGGGCATGCTCGATCCATTCAGCCCCATGAATGACAAGCAAAAGGCCTATGCGCAGCAGATGCTGAGCCAGATTCACCAGCAGTTCATCCAGGTCGTGCGCCAGGGCCGGGGTGACCGTTTGAAGGAAACCGAGGACACCTTCAGCGGCCTGTTCTGGACGGGCCAGGAGGCCGTGAAGCTGGGCCTGGCCGATGGCCTGGGCAGCCTCGACCAGGTGGCCCGCGATGTCGTGGGTGCCGAAGAGGTGGTGGACTACACGCGCCGCGACAATGTGGCCGAGCGCTTTGCCAAGCGTTTTGGTGCCTCGGTCGGCGCGGGCGCGGTCGGCACCCTGCGCTCGATGTCGCTGCTGCCCAGCGTGCGCTGA
- a CDS encoding RluA family pseudouridine synthase, which translates to MKHIIGGKPGEPRSPQAPPVAVRLVEVHPDDAGQRLDNFLMRHLKGVPKTHVYRIIRQGEVRINKGRATADTRVQPGDVVRIPPVRVAAKPDEAERAVPAREFPLLLDDDVMLAINKPAGVAVHGGSGVSFGVIEQLRRAHPDARFLELVHRLDRETSGILLVAKKRSALTHLQDQFRERETGKTYLALVIGEWTANKKVIDTPLRKYLLPDGERRVRATTADDPEGMRSVSLVKVQQVFAARHQLGLPAMSLLEVTIKTGRTHQIRVHLASSGHAIAGDEKYGDFDLNKRLAKHGLKRMFLHAWRLQFNHPQTAERVQLGAELPLELADFVAAASAADGSVL; encoded by the coding sequence GTGAAACATATTATAGGGGGCAAACCGGGCGAGCCCCGTAGTCCACAAGCACCCCCAGTGGCTGTAAGGCTGGTCGAGGTCCACCCCGACGACGCAGGCCAGCGCCTGGACAATTTTCTGATGCGCCACCTCAAGGGCGTACCCAAGACCCATGTCTACCGCATCATCCGCCAGGGTGAAGTCCGTATCAACAAGGGCCGCGCGACAGCGGACACTCGCGTCCAGCCCGGCGATGTGGTGCGGATTCCGCCGGTGCGCGTCGCAGCAAAACCGGACGAAGCCGAGCGCGCGGTGCCAGCTAGGGAGTTTCCCTTGTTGCTCGATGACGATGTCATGCTGGCGATCAACAAACCCGCAGGCGTGGCCGTGCATGGGGGCTCGGGCGTCAGCTTTGGCGTGATCGAGCAGCTGCGCCGCGCCCACCCCGATGCCCGCTTTCTGGAGCTGGTGCACCGGCTCGACCGCGAAACCTCGGGCATCCTGCTGGTGGCCAAGAAGCGCTCGGCGCTGACCCATCTGCAGGACCAGTTCCGCGAGCGGGAGACCGGCAAGACCTACCTGGCGCTGGTCATCGGCGAATGGACGGCCAACAAGAAGGTGATCGACACCCCCCTGCGCAAATACCTGCTGCCCGATGGCGAGCGCCGCGTGCGCGCCACCACGGCCGATGACCCCGAGGGCATGCGCTCGGTCTCGCTGGTCAAGGTGCAACAGGTGTTTGCGGCCCGGCACCAGCTGGGCCTGCCAGCGATGAGCCTGCTGGAGGTGACCATCAAGACCGGCCGCACCCACCAGATCCGCGTGCACCTGGCCAGCAGCGGCCATGCGATTGCCGGCGATGAGAAATATGGCGACTTCGATCTGAACAAGCGCCTGGCCAAACATGGCCTCAAGCGCATGTTCCTGCACGCCTGGCGCCTGCAGTTCAACCACCCGCAGACGGCAGAGCGCGTGCAACTGGGCGCCGAGCTGCCGCTGGAGCTGGCAGACTTTGTGGCGGCGGCCTCGGCGGCCGATGGATCAGTTTTGTGA
- the rpmF gene encoding 50S ribosomal protein L32, with translation MAVQQNKKSPSKRGMHRSHNALNVPGIAVEPTTGETHMRHHISPNGFYRGRQVLKNKSEA, from the coding sequence ATGGCTGTTCAACAAAACAAGAAATCCCCTTCCAAGCGCGGCATGCACCGTTCGCACAACGCACTGAACGTGCCTGGCATCGCTGTGGAACCCACCACCGGTGAAACCCATATGCGTCACCACATCAGCCCCAACGGTTTCTACCGTGGCCGCCAAGTGCTGAAGAACAAGTCGGAAGCCTAA
- the fabG gene encoding 3-oxoacyl-ACP reductase FabG has translation MTETTSTAKVALVTGASRGIGAAIAQALGAAGYQVIGTATTEDGAAKISQALSAFAGSRGVALDVNNGAAVEALIDSLVKTQGGLHVLVNNAGITRDTLAMRMKDEDWDAVLGTNLKAVFGASRAAIRPMMKQRFGRIISITSVVGASGNAGQANYAAAKAGVAGMTRSLAKELGSRGITVNCVAPGFIETDMTAQLPEEQKKALQSQIALGKLGQPQDIANAVVYLASDGAGYVTGQELHVNGGMYM, from the coding sequence ATGACTGAAACCACTTCAACAGCCAAAGTCGCCCTGGTTACCGGCGCATCGCGCGGTATTGGCGCAGCCATTGCCCAGGCGCTCGGCGCTGCCGGCTACCAAGTGATCGGCACGGCAACGACCGAAGACGGCGCTGCCAAGATCTCGCAAGCGCTGTCGGCCTTTGCCGGCTCGCGTGGTGTGGCGCTGGATGTGAACAATGGCGCCGCCGTCGAAGCGCTGATCGACAGCCTGGTCAAGACCCAGGGCGGCTTGCATGTGCTGGTCAACAACGCCGGCATCACCCGCGACACGCTGGCCATGCGCATGAAGGACGAGGACTGGGATGCCGTGCTGGGCACCAATCTGAAGGCCGTGTTCGGCGCCAGCCGCGCTGCCATCCGTCCGATGATGAAGCAGCGTTTTGGCCGTATCATCAGCATCACCAGTGTGGTGGGTGCATCGGGCAATGCCGGTCAGGCCAACTACGCGGCCGCCAAGGCGGGTGTGGCAGGTATGACGCGCTCGCTGGCCAAGGAGTTGGGCAGCCGTGGCATCACGGTCAACTGCGTGGCGCCTGGTTTTATCGAGACCGATATGACGGCCCAGTTGCCCGAAGAGCAGAAGAAAGCACTGCAGTCGCAGATTGCCTTGGGCAAGCTGGGACAGCCGCAAGACATTGCCAACGCTGTGGTCTATTTGGCCTCAGATGGCGCCGGTTATGTGACCGGGCAGGAGTTGCATGTCAATGGCGGCATGTATATGTAG
- a CDS encoding SAM-dependent methyltransferase has protein sequence MNQQTTKGRLFLVPTPLDFGCATEAPLTDVLPLHTVQAAARITHWICENAKSCRAFLKRVDAVAPLALPLQQQNIAELPREAHKKGDHHPQTSAGSDSSSLIAAALQGHDMGLVSEAGMPAIADPGSSVVRAAHDAGIDVVPLVGPTSLLLALAASGLNGQNFAFVGYVPSDASDRSARLRELEQLALRQGQTQIFIETPYRNQALLGALLQTLQPNTRLSISSGLTLESANTQSRLVKQWKPLNTSLDNRTPMVFAIGR, from the coding sequence ATGAACCAACAAACAACCAAAGGGCGCCTGTTCCTGGTGCCGACCCCCCTCGATTTTGGCTGCGCCACCGAGGCGCCGCTGACCGATGTGCTGCCGCTGCACACCGTGCAAGCCGCCGCCCGCATCACCCACTGGATCTGCGAGAACGCCAAAAGCTGCCGCGCCTTTCTCAAGCGTGTGGATGCGGTGGCGCCCCTGGCGCTGCCGCTGCAGCAGCAAAACATTGCCGAGCTGCCGCGCGAAGCCCATAAAAAAGGCGACCACCACCCGCAGACCAGCGCTGGGAGCGATAGCAGCAGCCTGATTGCCGCTGCGCTGCAAGGCCATGATATGGGCCTGGTGAGCGAAGCGGGCATGCCCGCGATTGCCGACCCCGGCAGCTCGGTGGTGCGCGCCGCCCATGACGCAGGCATCGACGTGGTTCCGCTGGTTGGCCCCACCTCGCTGCTGCTGGCACTGGCCGCCAGCGGCCTCAATGGCCAGAACTTTGCGTTTGTCGGCTATGTGCCCAGCGACGCCTCCGATCGCAGCGCCCGCCTGCGTGAGCTCGAGCAACTGGCGCTGCGCCAGGGCCAGACCCAGATCTTCATCGAGACGCCCTACCGCAACCAGGCGCTGCTGGGTGCGCTGCTGCAAACCCTGCAGCCCAACACGCGCCTGTCCATCTCCAGCGGACTGACCCTGGAGAGCGCCAATACGCAAAGCCGCCTGGTCAAGCAGTGGAAGCCACTCAACACCAGCCTGGACAACCGCACGCCCATGGTGTTTGCCATTGGCCGCTAA
- the plsX gene encoding phosphate acyltransferase PlsX, with product MITLAVDCMGGDAGIRVTLPACKKFLDSHPDAHLLMVGQAEALQSFQHERATIVPASEVVTMDDPVEVALRKKKDSSMRVAISQVKSGAALAAVSAGNTGALMAIARYVLKTLEGIDRPAIATQLPHAKGGATTVLDLGANVDCSAEHLLQFAVMGSALVSALENKENPTVGLLNIGEEAIKGSEVIKRAGELLRTAGQSGYLNFYGNVEGNDIFKGTVDIVTCDGFVGNVALKASEGVASMISNGLKQEFKRNLLTKIAAVIAYPVLARLMKRVDHRRYNGAALLGLRGLVFKSHGSADAVAYEHALRRAYDAARNDLLGRVQTKIQTAAPLLMSADSNAAAKTVTSPT from the coding sequence ATGATCACACTGGCCGTGGATTGCATGGGTGGGGACGCAGGTATCCGTGTCACGCTACCCGCATGCAAGAAGTTTTTGGATAGCCACCCTGATGCCCATCTGTTGATGGTCGGGCAGGCTGAGGCATTGCAGTCTTTTCAGCACGAGCGTGCCACCATCGTGCCTGCAAGCGAAGTGGTCACTATGGATGACCCGGTGGAAGTGGCGCTGCGCAAGAAGAAGGATTCTTCGATGCGGGTTGCCATCAGCCAGGTGAAGTCGGGCGCCGCACTGGCAGCCGTGTCGGCGGGCAATACCGGGGCGCTGATGGCCATTGCCCGTTATGTGCTCAAGACGCTGGAGGGCATTGACCGCCCGGCTATCGCCACCCAACTTCCCCACGCCAAGGGCGGCGCCACCACGGTGCTGGACCTGGGCGCCAATGTGGATTGCAGTGCAGAGCATCTGCTGCAGTTCGCCGTCATGGGCTCGGCCTTGGTCAGCGCCCTGGAAAACAAAGAAAACCCCACCGTTGGCCTGCTCAATATTGGTGAAGAAGCCATCAAGGGCAGCGAGGTCATTAAGCGCGCCGGCGAGCTGCTGCGCACCGCTGGCCAGTCGGGTTACCTCAATTTTTACGGCAATGTCGAAGGCAATGACATCTTCAAGGGCACGGTTGATATCGTGACCTGTGATGGCTTTGTCGGCAATGTCGCGCTCAAGGCCAGCGAAGGCGTGGCCAGCATGATCAGCAACGGGCTCAAACAAGAGTTCAAACGCAACCTGCTCACGAAGATCGCCGCAGTGATCGCTTACCCGGTGCTGGCGCGCTTGATGAAGCGGGTGGACCACCGCCGCTACAATGGGGCTGCATTGCTCGGATTGCGCGGCCTGGTTTTCAAAAGCCATGGCTCGGCCGACGCGGTGGCGTATGAGCATGCCTTGCGGCGCGCCTATGATGCCGCCCGCAATGATTTGCTGGGGCGTGTGCAGACCAAGATTCAGACGGCAGCGCCCCTGCTGATGTCGGCAGACAGCAATGCTGCTGCCAAAACCGTGACGTCTCCTACCTGA
- a CDS encoding beta-ketoacyl-ACP synthase III, whose product MSIYSRIIGTGSYLPPRRVTNDELAAEMATRGLETSDEWIVERTGIKARHFAAPDVVASDLALEASKNALQAASIQASDIDLIIVATSTPDMVFPSTAAILQHKLGIANGCPVFDMQAVCSGFVYALTVADSMIKSGSAKRVLVVGAEVFSRILDFNDRTTCVLFGDGAGAVVLEASDKPGILATELHADGSHVDILCVPGNVSGGQVIGSPLLRMDGQAVFKLAVGVLDKAARAALEKAKMQEADIDWLIPHQANLRIMMSTARKLKLAPEKVVVTVDQHGNTSAASIPLALDHAVRSGQVKPGQNVMLEGVGGGFTWGAVLLTM is encoded by the coding sequence ATGAGTATTTATTCCCGCATTATCGGCACTGGCAGCTATTTGCCGCCACGTCGTGTCACCAATGATGAGTTGGCCGCTGAGATGGCCACGCGCGGTCTGGAAACCTCCGACGAGTGGATTGTGGAGCGCACCGGTATCAAGGCGCGCCATTTTGCAGCGCCCGATGTCGTAGCCAGCGATCTGGCGCTGGAGGCGTCGAAGAACGCGCTCCAGGCCGCCAGTATCCAGGCCAGCGATATCGACCTGATCATTGTCGCGACCTCGACGCCGGACATGGTGTTCCCCTCGACCGCCGCGATCCTGCAGCACAAGCTGGGCATTGCCAATGGCTGCCCGGTGTTTGACATGCAGGCGGTGTGCAGCGGTTTTGTCTACGCACTGACGGTGGCGGACTCGATGATCAAGTCCGGCAGCGCCAAGCGCGTGCTGGTGGTGGGTGCCGAGGTGTTCAGCCGCATTCTCGACTTCAATGACCGCACGACCTGCGTGCTGTTTGGCGATGGCGCCGGCGCTGTGGTGCTGGAAGCGTCTGACAAGCCCGGCATCCTGGCCACCGAGCTGCATGCCGATGGCAGCCATGTCGACATTCTGTGCGTGCCGGGCAATGTCTCGGGTGGCCAGGTGATTGGCTCGCCGCTGCTGCGCATGGATGGCCAGGCGGTGTTCAAGCTCGCCGTCGGTGTGCTGGACAAGGCCGCACGCGCCGCGCTCGAAAAGGCCAAGATGCAGGAAGCCGATATCGATTGGCTGATTCCGCACCAGGCCAACCTGCGCATCATGATGAGCACGGCGCGCAAGCTCAAGCTCGCGCCGGAGAAGGTGGTCGTTACCGTCGACCAGCATGGCAACACCTCGGCGGCCTCGATCCCGCTGGCGCTAGACCACGCCGTGCGCAGCGGCCAGGTCAAGCCCGGGCAGAATGTGATGCTCGAAGGCGTGGGCGGTGGCTTCACCTGGGGTGCCGTGCTGCTGACGATGTAG
- a CDS encoding YceD family protein, with protein sequence MTKEFSVNRLEIKAFAHQNAALEGELPLGQLARLLAEDQRGEAAAAEPVRWVLDGEWVESTGGPGQAWLHLHAETQVQLQCQRCMRPVDVAVESSRSFRFVKDEATAAALDDESEEDVLVLAPQIDALELIEDELLMALPMVPMHEVCPVDVKLESATQDFDDRPAEKANPFAALASLRIDKTQS encoded by the coding sequence ATGACAAAGGAATTTTCTGTCAATCGCCTTGAGATCAAGGCTTTTGCCCACCAAAACGCGGCGCTGGAAGGCGAGCTGCCCCTGGGGCAGCTGGCCCGCTTGCTGGCCGAAGACCAGCGCGGCGAGGCCGCTGCCGCCGAGCCCGTGCGCTGGGTGCTCGATGGTGAATGGGTGGAATCGACCGGCGGCCCAGGCCAGGCCTGGCTGCATCTGCATGCCGAAACCCAGGTGCAGCTGCAGTGCCAGCGCTGCATGCGCCCGGTGGATGTGGCGGTGGAAAGCAGCCGCTCCTTTCGCTTTGTGAAGGACGAGGCCACGGCGGCAGCGCTCGATGACGAGAGCGAAGAGGATGTGCTGGTCCTGGCGCCCCAGATTGATGCGCTGGAGCTGATCGAGGATGAGTTGCTGATGGCACTGCCCATGGTGCCCATGCACGAAGTCTGCCCCGTCGATGTGAAGCTGGAGTCCGCCACCCAGGATTTTGACGACCGCCCTGCGGAAAAAGCCAATCCCTTCGCGGCGCTGGCATCGCTGCGCATTGATAAAACCCAATCCTAG
- the fabF gene encoding beta-ketoacyl-ACP synthase II, translating into MSRRRVVVTGLGCISPVGNTVAEAWSNILAGQSGIDLITKFDTTDFSCKIAGEVKGFDLESYMSAKEARTMDSFIHYGIAAAQEAVKDAGLPLGEALDEELATRIGCVIGSGIGGLPLIENTHGEYERRGARRITPFFVPASIINMVAGHVSMRFGFKGPNLSVVTACTTGLHCIGEAGRMIEYGDADVMIAGGTEATVSPLGVGGFAAMRALSTRNDDPKAASRPWDKGRDGFVLGEGAGIVVLEEYEHAKARGAKIYAELLGYGMSADAGHMTAPNMDGPRRAMLAALRNAGVNADQVDYLNAHGTSTPLGDLNETNAIKAAMGEHAKKLVVSSTKSMTGHLLGGAGGLESVFTVMALKDQKIPPTINLVDQDPECDLDYCANTARDAKLDIAVKNNFGFGGTNGTLVFKRV; encoded by the coding sequence ATGAGTCGCCGTCGCGTCGTCGTGACTGGTCTGGGTTGCATCAGCCCCGTGGGTAACACGGTTGCTGAAGCCTGGTCCAACATTTTGGCCGGTCAATCCGGCATTGACCTCATTACCAAGTTCGACACCACGGATTTCAGCTGCAAGATTGCAGGTGAGGTCAAGGGCTTCGACCTTGAGTCCTATATGAGTGCCAAGGAAGCACGCACGATGGACTCCTTCATTCATTACGGCATTGCCGCTGCCCAAGAGGCAGTGAAAGACGCCGGCCTGCCTTTGGGCGAGGCACTGGATGAAGAGCTCGCAACTCGTATTGGCTGTGTGATTGGTTCGGGTATCGGTGGTCTGCCACTGATTGAGAACACGCACGGTGAATATGAGCGCCGTGGTGCGCGTCGCATCACGCCTTTCTTTGTTCCCGCGTCCATCATCAATATGGTCGCAGGTCATGTATCGATGCGTTTTGGCTTCAAGGGCCCGAACCTGTCGGTGGTGACTGCTTGCACGACAGGTTTGCACTGCATTGGTGAAGCCGGTCGCATGATCGAGTACGGCGATGCCGACGTCATGATTGCAGGTGGTACCGAAGCAACTGTTTCTCCATTGGGTGTGGGGGGGTTCGCAGCGATGCGCGCGCTGTCCACACGCAATGACGATCCCAAGGCGGCATCGCGCCCCTGGGACAAGGGCCGTGACGGCTTTGTGCTGGGTGAGGGTGCCGGTATCGTGGTGCTCGAAGAGTACGAACACGCCAAGGCCCGTGGTGCCAAGATCTATGCCGAGTTGCTGGGTTACGGCATGAGCGCTGACGCCGGTCACATGACCGCGCCCAATATGGACGGCCCGCGCCGCGCCATGCTGGCTGCTCTGCGCAATGCAGGTGTCAACGCCGACCAGGTGGACTACCTCAATGCCCACGGCACCTCCACGCCGCTGGGTGACCTCAATGAGACCAATGCCATCAAGGCAGCCATGGGCGAGCATGCCAAGAAGCTGGTGGTCAGCTCGACCAAGTCCATGACCGGCCATTTGCTCGGTGGTGCTGGCGGTCTGGAGAGCGTCTTTACCGTGATGGCCTTGAAGGACCAGAAGATTCCTCCGACCATCAATCTGGTGGACCAGGATCCGGAATGCGATCTGGACTACTGCGCCAACACCGCGCGCGATGCCAAGCTGGACATCGCCGTCAAGAACAACTTTGGTTTTGGCGGTACCAACGGCACCCTGGTGTTCAAACGCGTTTGA
- a CDS encoding HAD-IA family hydrolase, whose protein sequence is MARQFDLIAFDWDGTLFDSTAAIALSIQDAVRDVGGTVPSLADAKYVIGMSLQSALRHAAPDVPEDQMVALTNRYRLHFLKRQEQVTLFDGVLELLDQLTASGHLLAIATGKNRRGLDRVLDTTLLKGRFHATRTSDETAGKPHPLMLQELMAELDVAPERLLMVGDTTHDLQMAVNAGCASVGVSYGAHHHVGFEAFNPLYVAHTVAELQQWMADHA, encoded by the coding sequence ATGGCCCGCCAATTTGACCTGATTGCCTTTGACTGGGATGGCACCCTGTTTGACTCGACCGCGGCCATTGCGCTGTCGATCCAGGATGCGGTGCGGGATGTGGGTGGCACGGTGCCCAGCCTGGCGGATGCCAAGTATGTGATCGGCATGAGCCTGCAAAGCGCGCTGCGCCATGCCGCGCCCGATGTGCCGGAGGACCAGATGGTGGCGCTGACCAACCGCTACCGGCTGCATTTCCTCAAGCGCCAGGAGCAGGTGACCTTGTTTGACGGCGTGCTGGAGCTGCTCGACCAGCTGACCGCCAGCGGCCACCTGCTGGCCATTGCCACCGGCAAGAACCGCCGGGGGCTGGACCGTGTGCTGGATACGACCTTGCTCAAGGGGCGCTTCCATGCGACGCGCACCTCGGACGAGACGGCTGGCAAGCCCCATCCGCTGATGCTGCAGGAGCTGATGGCCGAGCTGGATGTGGCGCCCGAGCGTCTGCTGATGGTGGGCGACACCACGCATGACCTGCAAATGGCCGTCAATGCCGGCTGCGCCAGCGTGGGAGTGAGCTACGGCGCCCACCACCATGTGGGTTTTGAGGCCTTCAACCCCTTGTATGTGGCCCATACCGTTGCTGAACTGCAACAGTGGATGGCGGATCATGCCTAG
- a CDS encoding Rieske (2Fe-2S) protein: MAEVPAQMIALCQSDALLHGGRAVAFDVVYAGQTCQAFAIRYHAGVHAYLNRCTHVAMEMDYQPGRFFDDTGNWLLCATHGAAYVPDTGACAGGPCRGGLVKVALSESDGVVYWHTDNRLQPLDF, translated from the coding sequence ATGGCGGAAGTACCGGCGCAGATGATTGCCTTGTGCCAGAGCGATGCGCTGCTGCACGGTGGGCGCGCGGTGGCCTTTGATGTGGTCTATGCCGGTCAGACCTGCCAGGCCTTTGCCATCCGCTACCACGCGGGAGTCCATGCCTATCTGAACCGATGCACCCATGTGGCGATGGAGATGGACTACCAGCCGGGGCGGTTTTTCGACGACACAGGTAATTGGTTGCTCTGCGCCACCCATGGCGCCGCCTATGTGCCCGATACTGGAGCCTGTGCCGGCGGTCCCTGTCGTGGCGGTTTGGTCAAGGTTGCGCTGAGTGAGAGTGATGGCGTGGTCTATTGGCACACGGATAACCGTCTCCAACCTCTTGATTTTTAA
- the fabD gene encoding ACP S-malonyltransferase, which yields MSAFAFVFPGQGSQSVGMLDAWGGHPAVVQALQEASDALGEDLGALIQNGPKETLALTANTQPVMLVAGVAAWRVWQAEGGPMPIAVAGHSLGEYSALVAAGVLTLSQAAPLVRLRGAAMQEAVPVGAGAMAAVLGLDADKVKAVCAQVTAQLGGAEVVEAVNFNDPGQTVIAGSKAAVEAASLAVKEAGAKRALPLPVSAPFHSSLMKPAAEKLKLALAELQLAAPQIPVLNNIDVAMPTDADAIRDALYRQAFGPVRWVECVQRLRALGATHLVECGPGKVLTGMTKRIDPELVGVALYDPATLQETKEAIA from the coding sequence ATGAGCGCTTTTGCATTTGTATTTCCGGGCCAAGGCTCGCAGTCTGTGGGCATGCTCGATGCCTGGGGTGGCCACCCCGCAGTGGTTCAGGCGCTGCAAGAGGCTTCGGATGCGCTGGGTGAAGACCTGGGCGCGCTGATCCAGAACGGCCCCAAAGAAACGCTGGCGCTGACCGCCAATACCCAACCGGTGATGCTGGTCGCTGGCGTGGCCGCATGGCGTGTCTGGCAAGCCGAAGGCGGCCCCATGCCGATAGCGGTTGCAGGCCACTCGCTGGGCGAGTATTCCGCGCTGGTGGCTGCCGGTGTGCTGACCCTGAGCCAGGCCGCGCCGCTGGTGCGCCTGCGGGGTGCTGCCATGCAAGAGGCCGTGCCTGTGGGTGCTGGCGCCATGGCGGCAGTGCTGGGCCTGGATGCGGACAAGGTCAAGGCCGTGTGCGCCCAGGTGACGGCCCAGCTGGGCGGCGCCGAAGTGGTCGAGGCAGTGAACTTCAACGACCCTGGCCAGACGGTTATCGCCGGCTCCAAGGCTGCGGTGGAAGCGGCCAGCCTGGCCGTGAAGGAAGCCGGTGCCAAGCGCGCGCTGCCGCTGCCCGTGTCTGCGCCTTTCCATTCCAGCCTGATGAAGCCCGCCGCTGAAAAGCTCAAGCTGGCACTGGCAGAGCTGCAACTGGCCGCGCCCCAGATTCCGGTGCTCAACAACATCGATGTGGCGATGCCTACCGATGCCGATGCGATCCGTGATGCGCTCTACCGCCAGGCCTTTGGCCCCGTGCGCTGGGTGGAGTGCGTGCAGCGCCTGCGTGCGCTGGGCGCGACCCACCTGGTCGAGTGCGGCCCGGGCAAGGTGCTCACCGGCATGACCAAGCGCATCGACCCTGAACTCGTCGGTGTGGCTCTGTATGACCCCGCCACTTTGCAAGAAACCAAAGAAGCCATCGCATGA
- a CDS encoding Maf family nucleotide pyrophosphatase gives MSESLMPRALVLGSTSRYRRELLSRFRLPFETASPDVDETPQPGESPAALALRLALAKAHAVAAQYPDAIVIGSDQVADLHGQPLGKPMVHDKAVEQLRAMSGQSMQFHTAVAVVCQATGFAQADTAVVRTVFRPLEDAEIERYLVAETPYDCAGSAKSEGLGITLLDAIESDDPTALIGLPLIRTARLLRAAGLVLP, from the coding sequence ATGTCTGAATCCCTGATGCCCCGCGCCCTTGTACTGGGCTCCACCTCCCGCTACCGGCGAGAGCTTCTGTCGCGCTTTCGCCTGCCCTTCGAGACCGCCTCGCCCGATGTGGATGAAACCCCACAGCCCGGCGAAAGCCCCGCCGCGCTGGCGCTGCGCCTGGCGCTGGCCAAGGCCCATGCGGTGGCCGCCCAGTACCCCGATGCCATCGTGATTGGCTCGGACCAGGTGGCCGACCTGCACGGCCAGCCGCTGGGCAAGCCGATGGTGCATGACAAAGCCGTGGAGCAGTTGCGCGCGATGAGCGGGCAAAGCATGCAGTTCCACACCGCCGTGGCCGTGGTCTGCCAGGCCACTGGCTTTGCGCAGGCCGATACCGCCGTGGTGCGCACGGTGTTCCGCCCGCTCGAAGACGCTGAGATCGAGCGTTATCTGGTGGCAGAAACACCCTATGACTGCGCCGGCAGCGCCAAGAGCGAAGGCCTGGGCATCACCCTGCTCGACGCCATCGAGAGCGACGACCCCACCGCCTTGATCGGCCTGCCCCTGATCCGCACAGCCCGTTTGCTGCGCGCTGCCGGATTGGTGTTGCCATGA
- the acpP gene encoding acyl carrier protein gives MSDIEARVKKIIAEQLGVEESQVTNEKAFVADLGADSLDTVELVMALEDEFEIEIPDEDAEKITTVQNAIDYANSHQKA, from the coding sequence ATGAGCGATATCGAAGCACGTGTCAAGAAAATCATCGCCGAGCAACTCGGCGTGGAAGAGTCTCAAGTAACGAACGAAAAGGCTTTTGTAGCCGACCTGGGCGCTGACTCGCTGGACACCGTGGAACTGGTGATGGCTTTGGAAGATGAGTTCGAGATCGAGATCCCTGACGAAGACGCAGAGAAGATCACGACGGTGCAGAACGCCATCGACTACGCCAACAGCCACCAAAAGGCTTAA